The genomic window GGACGTCGGCGGTGAAGTCGGCGTCGGGGTAGCCGCCGAGGGCCGCGGCGAGGCCGGGATCGACGGCGAAGGCGACCGCGCCGGGCGTGGCGGTGGCCTCGCCGAAGGCGACGGCCACAACGTCGTACTCGGCGGGGACGTCCCGCAGCCGCAGCTCTACCGCCGGGTTGTCGAAGTTGTGCCAGTAGCCGGTGAGCAGGTGCTTCGGCAGCCCGGTCGACGGCGGCGGGGTGGTGGTCGGCGGTGGCGTGGTGGGCGGGGTGGTGCTCGGCGGGGCGCTGGTCGGCGTGGTCCCCCCGCCGCAGGGGGCGCCGTTGAGCTGGCAGTTGGTCGGAGTGCCCGGTCCGCTGGCGAGGAAGCCGAAGGAGACCGAGGCGCCGGGGGCGATGCTGCCGTTCCAGGACCGGTTGGTGAAGGTGGACCGCTGGCCGGTGGTGGTGAGCAGGGCGTCCCAGTAGGTGCCGACGGTGGTCCCGGCCGGCAGGTCGAAGGAGACGGTCCACCCGGAGATGGTGCTGGCGCCGCCGTTGGTGATCGTGTACTTCCCCTCCCAGCCGGTGCCCCAGTCGGCGGTCTTCCCGAAGCTGGCGGTCGGGCCGGCGGCGTACGCGGGCAGCGCCGCCGCCGCCGCGCCGAGGGTGGCCGCCAGCGCGGCAACCACCGACAGGACAAGGGATCCGGACCGTTTCATGCGACCCTCCACACCCACACGGGCATCCATGGACGTCAACGTCAGGCTATTATTAAGACTGTTAACTGTTTCTGTCCAGAGGGCGTGGAGAGGGCCCCCTCCCGGGCCGGAAGCGACGGGAGGGGACCCCGGCCGACGCCTCAGCGGCGGAAGGTGAACCAGTTGACGTTGACGAAGTCGGCCGGCTGGCCGCTGGTGAAGGTGAGGTAGACGCTGTGCCGACCGGTCACCGCCGAGACGTTGCCCGGCACCGAGATCCAGCTCTGCCAGCCGCCGGTGTTGCCGACGGCGAAGCTGCCGATCGGCGCGGCGGTCGGGCTGTCCAGCCGGACCTCCACCAGGCCGCTCACCCCGCCCGCCGCCCCGGAGGCGACCCGGGCCAGGAAGTCACGCGGCCCGGTGGCCCCGAAGTCCACGTTGTCGTACCGGGCCCAGTCGCCGTTGCGCAGGTAGCCGATGTCCTGCCCACCCTCGGCGCAGGCCTCGACGATCACCCCGTTCTGGACGGTGAACGCCTCCGCCTGGATCGTGCCGTACGCGTCCACCGTCCCGCCCGGCGGCGGCGTGGACGTGGTCGGGCTCGGCGACGGACTGGTGCCACCCCGGCGGTAGACCGCCACGTAGTCGACCAGCATCGGCCGGCCGGAGACGGTCGCCGCGGTCGGCGTGGTGGCGCCGGCGACGCCGTTCGGGAACGAGCCGCCCATCGCCACGTTGAGCAGCAGGAAGTAGCCGGCATGGCTGGTCATCTGACCCCAGTACGGGTCGCCGACCTGGCTCTGGCTGACGGTATGGAAGAGCTGGCCGTCGACGTACCAGCGCAGCTGCTGCGGGCTGACCGAGGCGTCCCACTCGAAGCGGTAGGCGTGGAACGCGGACTGACAGGTGCTGCCGGGACAGGCCCGGGTGACGCCCAGGCCGTTGAACTCGTTGCACGGGCCGCCCGGGGCGTACCCGCAGTGCAGCGCGCCCCAGACCTGGTTCAGCCCGTTGACGTTCTCCATCACGTCGAACTCGCCGATGCCCGGCCAGTTCTGGTAGTTGCCCCGGTACGGCGAGCCGAGCGCCCAGAAGGCGGGCCAGTAGCCGGCCGCCTGGGTGCCCGTCACATTCGGCATCTGGATCCGCCCCTCCAGGGCGAGCACTCCCCCGGCCGGCGGCTTGAAGTCGGCCCGGACCGTCTCGATCCGGGCCGAGGTCCACCGGCCGGCGGCGTCGCGCAGCGGGGTGATCCGCAGGTTGCCGGCGCCGTCCTGGGCGAGGTTGGCGGTGCTGGCGGTGTAGGTCTGGATCTCGCCGGTGCCCCAGTTGGCCGGGCCGCCCGGGTAGCTGGTGCCGGTGTCGATGATCCAGTTGGCCGAGGACGGCAGGGCGCCGGCCGCGCCGGTGAAGTCGTCGCTCCAGACCAGGTTCCAGCCGGCTGCGGGCGGCGGCACGGCGGCGTGCGCGGTCATCGAGGCGACGACCAGGGCGGTGGTGGTGGCGAGCACGGCCGCGGCCAGCGCGAGCCGGCGGCCTGAGCGGCGCAGGGTGGACGGGGCGGCGGACGCCGCCGGGACAGGACTCATCGAGGTGCCTCTCTGCGGGGACGGGGGAACAGAGAGCGCTCTCTGAGGCGTTTTCTGCGCGCCCGACGGGCACTTGTCAACGTCCGTCGATGTCTGCCGGCTGCGGCCGACGCAGCGTCACCTGCTCCAGCGCGGTCCAGCCGGTGGTGGTGACCAGGTAGAGCACGGCCGCCAGCGGCACCACCAACGCCACCAGCACCGTGGCGTACGGCAGCAGCGGCAGCAGCCGGCCCAGCGTCGCCGCGCCCGGCCCCTCGGTCGGCGTGCCGGCGACGGTGCCGGTGGCCGCGGCCGCCCGGCGGGCCCGCCGCGACGAGTACCAGGCCAGGACGAGCAGCGCCACCAGCAGCACCCCGAAGACCGCGACCACCGGCCCGGTGAGCCCGTCGCCGAGGTGCCAGCCCAGCGGCACCCCGGCCAGCCGCTCGTCGAGCAGCCTGGCGCCGCCGTCGCCGGTGGCGAAGAGGCGGTACATGACCAGGAAGAACGGCGCCTGGAGCAGCGCCGGGAGGCAGCCGGCGACCGGGCTGGCGCCGGCCCGCCGGTACAGCGCGAACAACTCGCTCTGCAGCTTGGCGGGGTCGTCGGCGTACCGGCGCTGGAGGTCACGGACCTCGGGGGCGAGCGCCGCGCGGCGCCGCTCCCCGCGGACCTGCGCCAGGGTGAGCGGCGAGATGAGCAGGCGGACGCCGATGGTGAACAGGACGATCGCGGCGGCCGTGGCCGCGCCGCCGGTCAGCGGGTCGAGCGTGCCGGCGAGCCAGGTGACGACGGAGGCGGCGACGGTGGCCGCGGCGTGCAGTGGTGCGAAGGCGAGCATGGGTGACCCCTCGGTCCGATTCCGGAGGTCCCGGCGGGACGACGCGTCCCGGCGGGACGGATGACGACGGAATCGGCCGCGCGGCGACGCAGTGCTACGCGGCCGAGGGGCGCGGGCCGGGGGCGCGCGGTCGTGATCGACCGGCCGCGTCCGGGTCGACCTGCCGGGGCACGCGACGACCGCGGGCCCGGGCCCGCAGCGCGGTGGCGAGCCGGCCGGACCGGGGCGCCCCCGGCAGCGCCCGCGACCGGAGGGCGAGCAGCGTGGCCAGCAGCAGCGCGGCGGCGACCGCCGCGCCGGCGAGCAGCTCGACCGGGCGGTCGGCCAGCACGGTGAGCTGGGCGAGGGCGTACGCCCACGTCCCCGCCACCGCCATCAGCAACCCCGGCACGCCGACCAGCCTAGGACCCGGTGTCACGGCCGACGGCGGCAATCGCGGCGCCGGCTGGGGATGGTCCGCTCCGGGTCGCCGACCTGGGGGCGCCCGGCCCCCCAGGTGGGCGTCCTGGTCGCGTCCCCCGACCGACACGCCGGCCAGCCGTTTTCCCGCGCCGACACGGTGGGTAATGGGCCGTGGACGACGCGGCACGGCGCCGCGGTCGGCGCGGAACGGACGGTGAGCGCGATGAGCGGGTCAGTCGCGGAGCGGGAACGGAACACCGCCGCGGGCGGCACCGACCTGTTCACCGTCGGCGTCGAGGAGGAGTTCCTGCTCGTCGACCCGCACACCGGCGCCGCCGTACCGGCCGTCGACCTGGTCATGGACCAGGTGCCGGCCGAGCTGCGCGGCCAGGTCCAGCGGGAGTTCCAGACCAGCCAGATCGAGATCGGCAGCCCGCCCGGGCTGGAACTCTCGTCGATCCGGCACTCGCTCGGGGTGCTGCGCGCCGCGCTGGCCGACGCCGCCGAGCGGGCCGGCGTACGGGTGCTCGCCATCGGCACCGGCCCGGTGGACGGCCCGGTGCCGCCGGTCGTCGACAAGCCCCGCTTCGACCGGATGATCGAGCGGTTCCGGCTGCTCGTGCCCGGCCCGGGCAACAACGGCATGCACGTGCACGTCGGCATCCCCGACCCGGACACCGGCGTGCAGGTGCTCAACCACGTCCGCCCCTGGCTGCCGATCCTGCACGCGGTGACCACCAACTCCCCGTTCGCCAAGGGCGAGGACACCGGCTACGCGAGCTGGCGGTCGGTGGAGTGGGAACGCTGGCCGTCGGTGGCGCCCAGCCCCTTCCTGGCGTCCCACGAGCACTACCAGCGGCTGATCCGGCAGCTCATCGCCAGCGGGGTGATGCTCGACGAGGGGATGCTCTACTGGTACGCCCGGCTGTCGGCGAAGTACCCGACGGTGGAGATCCGGATCGGCGACGTCTGCCCCTCGGTGGACGACGCGGTACTGGTCGCCGCCCTGGTCCGGGCCCTGGTGGCGACCGCGATGACGGACATCGCTGCCGGCCGGGCGGCCCTCCGGACCGACCACCACCTGCTCGTCGCCGCGCACTGGCGGGCCGCGCACGACGGGCTGGAGGGCGAGGGCGTCGACCTGACCGACGGCGAGCTGCGGCCGACGTGGGAGCTGCTGGAGAAGCTGGTCGACCGGGTCCGACCGGACCTGGCGCGACACGGCGACCTCGACCAGGTGACTGACCTGCTGGGCGGGCTGCGCCGGCACGGCAGCGGAGCCGCCCGGCAGCGCGCCGTCTTCGCCCGTACCGGCCGGATGGTCGACGTGGTCGAGGACCTGGCCCGGCAGACCCGTGGCTGACCGGCGCGGCCCGGACCGGGGCGCGCGGGTCGGCCCCGCGGGCGATCTCCGCGTGACAGGATGGTCGTCGTGGCGGAACGGCTGATCGTCGTCGGCGGGGACGCGGCCGGGATGGCCGCCGCGTCCCAGGCCCGGCGTCGCCGCAACCGCGACGACCTGTCGATCGTCGCCTTCGAGCGGGGGCACTTCACCTCCTACTCCGCCTGCGGCATCCCCTACTGGATCAGCGGGGTGGTGCCCGACCGCGACCAGCTCATCGCCCGCGACCCGGTCACCTTCCGGGAGTCCTTCGACATCGACATTCGGCTCCGGCACGAGGTGACCGCCATCGACCTGGAGCGGCGCGAGGTGATCGCCCGGGACCTGGCGGGCGGCGGGGAGGTCCGCGAAGGCTTCGACACCCTGATGTACGCCGCCGGCGCGGTCCCGGTGAAGCCCGCGTGGGCGCGGACCGACGCCGCCGGGGTGTTCGGCGTGCAGACCCTCGACGACGGTGCGGCGCTGCTCGACTGGCTGGAACGGGAGCCCCGGCCCCGGCGGGCGGTGGTGATCGGCGGCGGCTACATCGGCGTCGAGATGGCCGAGGCGCTGATCCAGCGGGGCCTCACCGTCGACCTGGTCGAACAGGCCGACCAGCCGATGTCCACCGTGGACGGCGACATGGCCGAGCTGGTCGCCGACGCGATGCGCGGCATCGGCATCCACATCCGTACCGGCCTGACGGTCACCGGGCTGGAGGAGCGGGACGGCCGGATCACCGCCGTGGTCACCGCCGAGGGGCCGATGCCGGCCGACGTCGTGGTCCTGGGTCTCGGCGTACGCCCGAACACGGCCCTGGCGGAGTCCGCCGGCCTGCCGGTCGGACCGACCGGCGGGATCCGCACGGACCGGCGGATGCGGGTGCCCGGGGTGCCCGGCGTCTGGGCCGCCGGGGACTGCGTGGAGACCCTGCACCGCGTCAGCGGGATGCCGGTGCACATCGCGCTCGGCACCCACGCCAACAAGCAGGGCCGGGTGGCCGGCATCAACATCGGCGGCGGGTACGCCACCTTCCCGGGCGTGATCGGCACGGCGGTGACCAAGGTCTGCGACCTGGAGGTGGGGCGTACCGGCCTGCGGGAACGGGACGCCGAAACGGCCGGCTTCGAGTTCGTCTCGGTGGTGGCCGAGTCGACGAACCGGGCCGGCTACTACCCGGGCGCCCGGAAGATGGCCGTCAAGCTGATCGCCGAGCGGCCCAGCGGCCGGCTCCTCGGGGCGCAGATCGTCGGCTGGTCCGAGGCGGCCAAACGGATCGACACGCTGGCCGTGGCGCTCTGGAACGGCATGACGGTGGACGCCATGACGGCGCTGGACCTGGGCTACGCCCCGCCGTACGCGCCGGTCTGGGACCCGGTGCTGATCGCGGCCCGCAAGGCCGTCGACGCCCTCGCCGGCGCCGAGCGCTGACCCTTCCTCTCGACTTTCGGGTGCGTTTGTCGCCAGGGCGACAAGAAACGTACCCGAAGTTCTTTGTCGGAGGGCGCGGTTAGCGTGTGCGCGCTGTCGCAGTGCCGGTTCCGGCGCCGATCCCCTCGGAGGCATCCCCATGTCGCAGGAGACGACCTACCTCGAACTGTCCGAAGTGGACGGTAGTACGCACAAGTTCTACGAGGTCGTGGTGGCGGACACCGCACTGACCGTGCGCTACGGCCGGATCGGCGACCAGGGCCAGGTCAAGACCAGCACCTTCCCGGACAACGCGCGCGCCCGCGCCGCCGCCGCGAAGAAGATCGGCGAGAAGATCCGCAAGGGGTACGCCCCGGCGGTGCCCGGTGTCCGGCAGAAGCGGTCGGTGTCCCGCCGGCAGATCGTCAGCACCCGCTCCACCGCGCGCACCGCCCCGGTCCTCTGGCGGTACGACTCGGGCGCGCCCGCGTTCGGCATCTTCATCGACGGGCAGAGCTGCATGGTGGGCAACGAGCACGGCGTGATCACCACGCTCGGCCACGACGCCCGGGTGCTGAACCAGGTCCGGCTCCCCGACGGGGTGAAGTGCATCGTCGCCGACGACGCCTGGATCTACGCCGGCTGCGACGACGGCAACGTGTACGACCTGTCCGGCAAGGTGCCCCGGGCGGCGTACGCGATCGCCCCCGAGATCGACATCTACTGGCTGGACATCCACGACGGGGTGCTGGGTGTCTCCGATGCCGATGGCGGGATCGCCGCGATCGACCACGAGGACGAGTTCCTGTGGCGGCGGGCGGGGCGCGGCCGGGCCGCCTGGATGGTCCGCTGCGACGCCGACGCGCTCTACCACGGCCACTCGCAGGGAGTGACCGGCTACGACTGGCGGACCGGGCGGGAGCTGTGGCACACCCGGACCGGGTCGGTCCTCTTCGGCTGGCAGGAACGGGACGCGGTCTTCGCCGGCACCGGCACCCGGGAGGTGGTGCGGCTGCGCAAGGACGGGCGCACCGGGCGGGCGTACCGCTGCGACGCCCCGGTCTTCTCCTGCGCCACCGCCGAGGGCGGCCGGTACGTCTTCGCCGGCGACAGCCAGTCCTCGATCTACTGCTTCGACGCCGCCGGCAACCGGCTGTGGAAGCTCGGCACCGGCTGTGGCTCGGCGTACTCGATGCAGTACCACGACGAGCGCCTCTACGTGGTGACCACCGGCGGCTACCTGGCCTGCGTCGACGCCAGCGAGCCGGCGATCCGGGCGGCCGAGGCGGGCAGCGTGCCCGAGGTGGTGGACGTCAAGGCACCGGCCCGGCTGCCCGAGCCGGCGGCCTGGACGACCGTCGAGGTGACCACCGACGACCGCGACGGCGTGGTGGTGCAGTGTGTCGAGGACGGCGGCCGGCTGCGCATCCAGGTGCTCTCCTCCGGGTACCGGCGCGACTGGTCGGTGCAGTTCCCGAAGGGCATCCGCGAGCCGGGCGCGCGCTACCTGGTCACCGAGGTCCGGGAGTCCGGCCGCGGCGGCTTCTACCGGGCGTACGGCGACATCCGCCGGCTCCGCTGACCGGCACGGTCGGTGGCCGGGCGGGCCCTCCGCCGACCCCGTGCTCCAGACGCATCCGGCCAGAACCGGTTGTACGCGGCGGGCCGGGAAGGTCCAGGATGGTCGGATGGCCGTGGAGCTGGAGATCCCCGAGGGGTTGCGCTGGACCGAGCGGGTGCCGGCCGGCCGGGAGTGGCTGGCGACGCTGCCGGACCGGCTGGCCGAATGCGTGCGGCGGTGGGAGCTGCGGGTCGGGCCGCCCTTCCCGTACGCCTTCGCGTCGCTGGCTATGCCGGCGGAGCTGCCGGACGGCACCCCGGCGGTGCTGAAGTTGCAGTACCCCGACGACGACAGCGTGCACGAGGCGACCGCCCTGGCGCACTGGGCCGGCCGGGGCGCGATCCGGCTGCTGGCCCACGACGCGGAGCGCCGGGCGTTGCTGGTCGAGCGGTGCGTGCCCGGCACCCCGCTGCACCAGCTCCCGCCCGATCGGGCGCTCGACGCGGTGGTGGAGCTGCTGCCCCGGCTTCAGGTGCCGGCCGGCCCGCCGTTCACCACGCTCGCCGAGGAGGCGGCCGGCTGGGCCGAGCGGATGCCGGTCAACTGGGAGCGGGCCAACCGGCCGTACGAGCAGCGGCTGCTCGACGCCGCGCTCGGGCTGCTCGCCGACCTGGTGCCGAGCCAGGGCGAGCAGGTGCTGGTCAACCAGGACCTGCACGCCGGCAACGTGCTGTGGGCCAGCCGGGAGCCGTGGCTGGTGATCGACCCGAAGCCGCTGGTCGGCGAGCGTGAGTTCGCGCCGATGCCGATGGTGCGCGGCGCCGAGCTGGGCCGCTCCCCCGCGGCGGTGCGCCACCGGCTGGGCCGGCTCAGCGCCGAGCTGGGGCTCGATCGGGAGCGGGTCCGCGGCTGGGCGATCGTGCACACCCTGGCCTGGAGCATCGGCGAGGGCCAGGTCTTCCCCCACCAGGTCGAGGTGGTCCGCTGGCTGCTCGGCGACGAGTGAGCGCCGCGCCGGACCGGGCGGGGGTCAGCGGGCCTGGCAGGTGGCGCACCAGTAGAGGTTGCGGCCGGCCAGCTCGCCCCGGCTGACCTCGGTGCCGCAGATGTGGCAGGGCGCGCCGGGGCGGCGGTAGACGTACACCTCGCCGCCGTGCCGATCGACGCGGGCGGCGCGACCCGTCGCCTCGGGCAGGTGGGCGTCGCGCACGGTGTCGATCCGGCCCCGCTCGACGGCGAGGGTCATCAGCGCGACCAGGTCGGCCCAGAGTTCCCGCCAGCCGGCCGGGGTCAGCTCCCGGCCGGGCAGGGTGGGTGGCAGCCCGGCCCGGAACAGCGCCTCGGCCACGAAGATCAACCCGGTGCCGGCCACCACCGACTGGTCGAGCAGCAGCGCCGCTAGGGGCGTCGGGCTGCGAGAGATCCGGGCGTACGCCCGGTCGGGGTCGGCGTCGGCGCGCAGCGGGTCCGGGCCGAGCCGGTCGCGCAGCGCCGCCACCTCGGGCGGGGTGAGCAGCTCGCAGGCGGTGGGGCCGCGCAGGTCGAGCCAGTGCCGGTCGCTGGTCAGCCGCAGCCGCACCTGACCGACGGGGGGCGGCGGCTCGCCGGGGCCGTCGGCGAACTTGCCGTACAGCCCGAGGTGGAGGTGCAGGGTCAGCTCGCCGGCGTAGTGGTGCAGCAGGTGCTTGCCGTACGCCTCGGTGCCGTCCAGGACGGTGCCGGTGAGCCGGGCCGCGCCGTCGGCGAAGCGGCCCTGCGGGCTGACGGCGTGCACCTTGTCGCCGGCGAAGAGCTCGGCGTGCCGGGCCGCCAGGCGGTGGATGGTGTGTCCCTCTGGCACGCCGGCAACGGTAGCCGGACCGTCGCGACCGGACCGAACGTCCCGGGGAGAGAAGCGGACCGAGCCGTGTCGCTGCCCGGCCCCGGGTGTGGTGGACAACGCACCTGGGTACTTCCTGTGTGTCACGCGTGGCTGCCACTGCGCTTCCGCGGCCTCCACGCCCTTGACCAGGAGGTGTGAAGTGAAGATTCTGTCGCGCCGGAACGGACCGGCGCAGAACGAGGACGTGAACGGCGACGGGCGCGTCGACGAGCGGGACCGCGCCGCGACGCCGGACCGGGTGGACGGCACGGCGGGACGGCCGGTGGTCACCGACCGGGACCACGACGGGGCGACATACCGGAGCACCACGACCGCCACCGACGATGACCGTGTCTCCGACGCGGAGCGCCGGGCGGCGAACGCGCGGGCCGCCACCGGGCGGCCGGTGGCCACGGAAACCCCGCAGGCCGGCGCCGTGGTGGGCCCGGACCCGACCCATGAGCGGACCGTCGACCTGGACCGGAGCCGGGACCGGGCGGTGGAGCGGCCGGTGCCGGTGGACCGGGACCTCGACGGCCGCCCCGAGCCCACCGTGCCGGTCGCCGTCGGGCCGAAGCCCCGGGCCAGCCTGCTCGCCACCCTCGGCCTGATCG from Micromonospora kangleipakensis includes these protein-coding regions:
- a CDS encoding chitinase; this encodes MKRSGSLVLSVVAALAATLGAAAAALPAYAAGPTASFGKTADWGTGWEGKYTITNGGASTISGWTVSFDLPAGTTVGTYWDALLTTTGQRSTFTNRSWNGSIAPGASVSFGFLASGPGTPTNCQLNGAPCGGGTTPTSAPPSTTPPTTPPPTTTPPPSTGLPKHLLTGYWHNFDNPAVELRLRDVPAEYDVVAVAFGEATATPGAVAFAVDPGLAAALGGYPDADFTADVRTLHGQGRKVILSIGGEAGRVAVNDAASATAFADTTYALIQRYGFDGVDIDLENGLNPTFMAQALRALRAKVGAGLIITMAPQTIDMQSPAGGYFKLALDIRDILTVVNTQFYNSGAMLGCDQNAAYSQGTVNFIVALACIQLENGLRPDQVGLGLPAGPGAAGGGIVAPSVVNAALDCLATGTNCGSFRPPRTYPGIRGAMTWSVNWDVSNGTTFARTVKPHLTTLP
- a CDS encoding carbohydrate-binding protein; amino-acid sequence: MSPVPAASAAPSTLRRSGRRLALAAAVLATTTALVVASMTAHAAVPPPAAGWNLVWSDDFTGAAGALPSSANWIIDTGTSYPGGPANWGTGEIQTYTASTANLAQDGAGNLRITPLRDAAGRWTSARIETVRADFKPPAGGVLALEGRIQMPNVTGTQAAGYWPAFWALGSPYRGNYQNWPGIGEFDVMENVNGLNQVWGALHCGYAPGGPCNEFNGLGVTRACPGSTCQSAFHAYRFEWDASVSPQQLRWYVDGQLFHTVSQSQVGDPYWGQMTSHAGYFLLLNVAMGGSFPNGVAGATTPTAATVSGRPMLVDYVAVYRRGGTSPSPSPTTSTPPPGGTVDAYGTIQAEAFTVQNGVIVEACAEGGQDIGYLRNGDWARYDNVDFGATGPRDFLARVASGAAGGVSGLVEVRLDSPTAAPIGSFAVGNTGGWQSWISVPGNVSAVTGRHSVYLTFTSGQPADFVNVNWFTFRR
- a CDS encoding YidC/Oxa1 family membrane protein insertase, whose amino-acid sequence is MLAFAPLHAAATVAASVVTWLAGTLDPLTGGAATAAAIVLFTIGVRLLISPLTLAQVRGERRRAALAPEVRDLQRRYADDPAKLQSELFALYRRAGASPVAGCLPALLQAPFFLVMYRLFATGDGGARLLDERLAGVPLGWHLGDGLTGPVVAVFGVLLVALLVLAWYSSRRARRAAAATGTVAGTPTEGPGAATLGRLLPLLPYATVLVALVVPLAAVLYLVTTTGWTALEQVTLRRPQPADIDGR
- a CDS encoding DUF6412 domain-containing protein, whose amino-acid sequence is MPGLLMAVAGTWAYALAQLTVLADRPVELLAGAAVAAALLLATLLALRSRALPGAPRSGRLATALRARARGRRVPRQVDPDAAGRSRPRAPGPRPSAA
- a CDS encoding carboxylate-amine ligase, with protein sequence MSAMSGSVAERERNTAAGGTDLFTVGVEEEFLLVDPHTGAAVPAVDLVMDQVPAELRGQVQREFQTSQIEIGSPPGLELSSIRHSLGVLRAALADAAERAGVRVLAIGTGPVDGPVPPVVDKPRFDRMIERFRLLVPGPGNNGMHVHVGIPDPDTGVQVLNHVRPWLPILHAVTTNSPFAKGEDTGYASWRSVEWERWPSVAPSPFLASHEHYQRLIRQLIASGVMLDEGMLYWYARLSAKYPTVEIRIGDVCPSVDDAVLVAALVRALVATAMTDIAAGRAALRTDHHLLVAAHWRAAHDGLEGEGVDLTDGELRPTWELLEKLVDRVRPDLARHGDLDQVTDLLGGLRRHGSGAARQRAVFARTGRMVDVVEDLARQTRG
- a CDS encoding FAD-dependent oxidoreductase, with amino-acid sequence MAERLIVVGGDAAGMAAASQARRRRNRDDLSIVAFERGHFTSYSACGIPYWISGVVPDRDQLIARDPVTFRESFDIDIRLRHEVTAIDLERREVIARDLAGGGEVREGFDTLMYAAGAVPVKPAWARTDAAGVFGVQTLDDGAALLDWLEREPRPRRAVVIGGGYIGVEMAEALIQRGLTVDLVEQADQPMSTVDGDMAELVADAMRGIGIHIRTGLTVTGLEERDGRITAVVTAEGPMPADVVVLGLGVRPNTALAESAGLPVGPTGGIRTDRRMRVPGVPGVWAAGDCVETLHRVSGMPVHIALGTHANKQGRVAGINIGGGYATFPGVIGTAVTKVCDLEVGRTGLRERDAETAGFEFVSVVAESTNRAGYYPGARKMAVKLIAERPSGRLLGAQIVGWSEAAKRIDTLAVALWNGMTVDAMTALDLGYAPPYAPVWDPVLIAARKAVDALAGAER
- a CDS encoding WGR domain-containing protein, which codes for MSQETTYLELSEVDGSTHKFYEVVVADTALTVRYGRIGDQGQVKTSTFPDNARARAAAAKKIGEKIRKGYAPAVPGVRQKRSVSRRQIVSTRSTARTAPVLWRYDSGAPAFGIFIDGQSCMVGNEHGVITTLGHDARVLNQVRLPDGVKCIVADDAWIYAGCDDGNVYDLSGKVPRAAYAIAPEIDIYWLDIHDGVLGVSDADGGIAAIDHEDEFLWRRAGRGRAAWMVRCDADALYHGHSQGVTGYDWRTGRELWHTRTGSVLFGWQERDAVFAGTGTREVVRLRKDGRTGRAYRCDAPVFSCATAEGGRYVFAGDSQSSIYCFDAAGNRLWKLGTGCGSAYSMQYHDERLYVVTTGGYLACVDASEPAIRAAEAGSVPEVVDVKAPARLPEPAAWTTVEVTTDDRDGVVVQCVEDGGRLRIQVLSSGYRRDWSVQFPKGIREPGARYLVTEVRESGRGGFYRAYGDIRRLR
- a CDS encoding aminoglycoside phosphotransferase family protein, whose protein sequence is MELEIPEGLRWTERVPAGREWLATLPDRLAECVRRWELRVGPPFPYAFASLAMPAELPDGTPAVLKLQYPDDDSVHEATALAHWAGRGAIRLLAHDAERRALLVERCVPGTPLHQLPPDRALDAVVELLPRLQVPAGPPFTTLAEEAAGWAERMPVNWERANRPYEQRLLDAALGLLADLVPSQGEQVLVNQDLHAGNVLWASREPWLVIDPKPLVGEREFAPMPMVRGAELGRSPAAVRHRLGRLSAELGLDRERVRGWAIVHTLAWSIGEGQVFPHQVEVVRWLLGDE
- a CDS encoding Fpg/Nei family DNA glycosylase, whose protein sequence is MPEGHTIHRLAARHAELFAGDKVHAVSPQGRFADGAARLTGTVLDGTEAYGKHLLHHYAGELTLHLHLGLYGKFADGPGEPPPPVGQVRLRLTSDRHWLDLRGPTACELLTPPEVAALRDRLGPDPLRADADPDRAYARISRSPTPLAALLLDQSVVAGTGLIFVAEALFRAGLPPTLPGRELTPAGWRELWADLVALMTLAVERGRIDTVRDAHLPEATGRAARVDRHGGEVYVYRRPGAPCHICGTEVSRGELAGRNLYWCATCQAR
- a CDS encoding DUF4190 domain-containing protein, yielding MKILSRRNGPAQNEDVNGDGRVDERDRAATPDRVDGTAGRPVVTDRDHDGATYRSTTTATDDDRVSDAERRAANARAATGRPVATETPQAGAVVGPDPTHERTVDLDRSRDRAVERPVPVDRDLDGRPEPTVPVAVGPKPRASLLATLGLIVSVVGALFVLTGALAGYGLGLGAVGAVLAVLGLSATRRRHVAGKTDALIGILVGLAAVVLGVVALTGQFDWPTTDGDWVGRFREWLDSQFAGLF